The following is a genomic window from Chloroflexota bacterium.
GCAAAGAGTATCTTATCTCCGGGTTTGGCCTCCTCCAAGGCAGCTACCAACATCATCGGAGCCATAGCGCAACCGGTAAGGCCTATATTCATGAATAGGGCATAGGGGTCCTGTACCTGACCAGGCTGGAAACCCAGTTCTGCTGCCACACGTGCGTGTCTCCTTGGGTCGCCAGGTGGGTCGAAGACTACCTTGCTGAAGTCTTTTGGCGATAGACCGCTTTTCTTCATCAAACCAGACATAACTTCTGGCAGAAGCTTGGAATAACCTTCGTCCAGCACCATACGGTCCTCCCAGGCGCGCACGAAAGCGTCGACGTCAGACCGCCATGTCCCGGCCAGCTCATCCGACATGGAATAGCTACCCAGAATCTCGGCTATGACATTCTTGTTGCCCAAGAGGATAGCAGCAGCGCCATCACCTATCTGCTGCTCTAGCATGCCGGCTGGGGCGCCTTGCCGTTCATCAGCCACAAGAACCAGCATGCAATTTGCCGAACCGGCTTTGATGGTGTCCAAGGCCAGCGCCAGGGCGGTTGTCCCTGCCCGCAGGGAAGTATTGATATCGGCGGTCCGGATATCCCGACGCAGGTCCAGGGGTATAGCCATGGTAGCCGAGCATTGCTTCTCCTTGTAGGGGGAGGTAGTGGTGGCAAAGAAAAGACCATCCACGCTTCGTGGATCCCAGCCAGCCAGGCAGTCCATACCTGCTTCCACAGCCATGGTTACACTATCCTCGTCATAGTAGGCCACCGCCCGTTCGCCAGGTATGGCAAAGCCGCCCCAGGCTTTGGCGCAATCCCCACGGTTCAGTCGGTGCCAAGGAACGTAAGCACCATATGACATTATTCCTACCATTGCCCTCTCCTATTTTCTAAATCGACACTCGTCTTCATAGGATGTCAACATAGATTTACCATCTAGTGGCAGGGGCTGTCAAGCAACAGGGATTATGACAGGCCAGCAGCGCCTGTTTCCTACTGTTGGCCCTCGAAAACAGGGAACTACAACATCTTTGTGGGCGGGAGTTGAAGGAAGGTCTAGATTGACTTAGCTCGATTGCCTGTGTTACTATCGCACCAGGTTGAGGGAAAGGTGTCAGCACTAACCGATCTTTATCGGGAGATAGCTACCTGCCGAGCGTGTGAATTAGCAAAGCATCGTACTAGAGTAGTGCCTGGTGAGGGAGCGGAGGATGCGGATATTTTATTCATCGGTGAGGCACCAGGCTGGCACGAAGACCAGCAAGGAAGACCTTTTGTCGGCCCAGCGGGAAAGTTTCTAGATGATTTGCTGGCATCAATTGGCAAAAGGAGAGAAGAGGTCTATATCTGTAATGTTCTAAAGTGCCGTCCACCTGAAAATCGAGATCCACTGCCCATGGAAATAAAAGCCTGCCAGAAATGGCTCGACCGTCAGATTGAAGTGATTCACCCCAAAATAATAGTCACACTGGGGCGCTATTCGATGGCCAGGTTTTTCCCTGGGGAAACGATTAGCAAGGTCCACGGCAAAGGACGCAAAGAGGGTGGCGTCATCTATTATGCCATGTATCACCCCGCGGCTGCCCTACACCAGCAGAGTCTCCGCCGCACCATTGAGGCTGATATGCTCAAAATACCTTCTTTGCTGAACCAGGTAGAAGGGTCGCCGGAAGCGGAGCAACAGCCGCAGCAACTAAGCATGTTCTAGGTGGGTTGGGATATTCATGGCCGTTCTCAGCCGCATTCTAACCTCCCCATCGACCCGGCCACTGTTTGCCTTTTTCCTTGCCGCTGGTTTGATAATGGGGTTCTGGCACCAGCTCCTCCGAGCCCTGGGCGCCGGCGTTATACTACCAATAGCGGTCAGCCTGTTGGTTATCCTGCTGCTATTGCTGCGCAGAGTACCCTCATTCCTGCGGCCCTGGAATAGATGGCTGGGCATTTCTGCCTTTGCTGCCGCCTTGCTGGGCATCCTGGCCTTCTTCAACCCCACTGGTTATCCAGGGTACTCCGGAGGGTTCTCCGGGGGTGGATACGGAGGACTGGCGATTATCAGGGATCAGGATACCGTCGGCGTCTTGATTGTGATCGGCCTGCTCCTGGTAGGCCTTGCCTGTGTGGCTCCACGCTTCTCGTGGCGGGCTTATTGCGCAGGTGGCAGGGCTATAAAGAGAGGTGCAGAGAGGGTTGCGCCTGTATTGCAGCGGCTACTGCAAAGGCTTGGGGAGTGGGGACGTGGGGTAATGGACCGACTGCGTCAGCGCTGGGGGAAGCACCCGTCCGGGGAAGCCACGGCTTCCGGGGTGAAAAAGCGTCCTACACCATCCAGGCCTGAGACAGGCGCTGGGGTGGGGAAGGAAACGGCTTCCGGGGCAGGACGGCGTGGTGAAGCTGGCAAAGGAGCAACAGGCCAGCTAGCCCTTCCCTTGCTGGGGCGCTGGCAACTACCCAGTATCGAGCTGCTCAATGAAACTGCTGGTGCGGAGCTTGCTCGGGGTGAGGTGGAGAAGAGGGCAAGGATGATTGAGGAGGCACTGGCAAGTTATGGTGTGGAGGCCAGGGTGGTGCAGATGAATGTCGGCCCTGCCGTGACTCAGTTCGGGGTTGAGCCGGGTTGGGACCGCAAGATCAAGGAAGTCAAGAAGAAGGACAGGAACGGCAATGTAGTGGTGAAACCCGAGGAGATCTCCCGAACGAGGGTCAAGGTAGAGCGCATTACGTCCCTGGCAAATGACCTGGCACTGGCTTTGGCTGCCCCCAGTATCAGGATAGAGGCGCCGGTACCGGGCACGTCACTGGTGGGGATTGAGGTGCCCAATTCGGCCATGGGCACGGTTTCCGTGCGAGAGGTGCTGGAGAACACCGCTTTCCAAAAGATCAGCTCGCGATCAAAGCTGGCTATAGCGCTGGGGAAGGGCACTGCCGGTGAGGTAGTGGCGGCTGACCTGGCGAAGATGCCTCACCTGCTGATTGCGGGAGCTACCGGTAGCGGCAAGACAGTCTGTTTGAACTCCATTATCCTTTCATTGCTGATGCACAACATACCTGATGAGATGAGGTTCGTCATGATCGATCCCAAGAGGGTGGAACTGACCGCCTTCAACGGCATACCTCATCTGTCAACCCCGGTTGTCATTGAAGGCGACAAAGCGGTAGACATACTCAAATGGCTGGAGCATGAAATGGACAGCCGCTATCGCAGGCTGGCTTCAGTAGGGAGCCAGAATATCGAGAGGTACAACAAGAGTGGCAAGGTGCCAAAGCAGATGCCCTTCCTGGTAGTGGTCATTGATGAGCTAGCTGACCTGATGCTGGCCAGGGCGGATGATGTAGAACCTCTTCTGTGCCGCCTGGCCCAGATGGGGCGGGCAGTGGGCATTCATCTGATAGTGGCAACGCAGCGCCCCTCGGTAGATGTGATTACCGGTCTTATCAAGGCGAACTTCCCTACCCGTATCAGCTTTGCGGTAGTGTCGCAAGTTGACTCGCGGACCATCCTCGATGCTGTCGGGGCTGAGAAGCTGCTGGGGCGGGGTGATATGCTTTACCTTCCCACTGACGCAGCGAAGCCAAAACGCCTCCAGGGCTGTCTCACCACTCCTGAGGAAATGGAAAGGGTGGTGAAGTTCTGGCGGGAGCAGGCGCGGCTCCAGGCAGTAGAGATCTTTGCTGTTGGCCCAGAGGAGGTGAGCGGTGAGGATCCTCTGCTGGAGGAGGCAAGGCGACTGGCAAAGGAACACAAGCAGATCTCTTTGTCTTTCCTGCAACGGCAACTGCGCATCGGCCTCAGCCGGGCAGAGCGACTGATGCAACAACTGCAGAGCGAGGGTTTGGGCGAGCCTGACCAACCGAAAGAACCTTGAACACAGGCAAAGGTCAATATTCTTTGCAGAGGCTGCTTAGTAGTGTCATTCCGATGAGTCTGTGCGAAGCGGACGGCTCAGAATCACATGAAGGTGTTGGTAAGCGATCTCTCCACAGAGGG
Proteins encoded in this region:
- a CDS encoding 3-hydroxy-3-methylglutaryl CoA synthase, coding for MVGIMSYGAYVPWHRLNRGDCAKAWGGFAIPGERAVAYYDEDSVTMAVEAGMDCLAGWDPRSVDGLFFATTTSPYKEKQCSATMAIPLDLRRDIRTADINTSLRAGTTALALALDTIKAGSANCMLVLVADERQGAPAGMLEQQIGDGAAAILLGNKNVIAEILGSYSMSDELAGTWRSDVDAFVRAWEDRMVLDEGYSKLLPEVMSGLMKKSGLSPKDFSKVVFDPPGDPRRHARVAAELGFQPGQVQDPYALFMNIGLTGCAMAPMMLVAALEEAKPGDKILFAGSGNGADAFVLQVTDAIQKPSERRGLKGHLESKMAMSNYNDYLRWRNLVPQEAASRPDKQHIRLSALWRERKQLLGLWGVKCRRCGTPQYDNGAATTGPIRVCGVCLAQGDFDDYNFARKKATVFSFTQDNLAAVVDPPASVVLVEFEGGGRAFFDLTDRDPAKVEIGMPVEMTFRKVHFDRGISNYFWKARPVR
- a CDS encoding uracil-DNA glycosylase, with product MSALTDLYREIATCRACELAKHRTRVVPGEGAEDADILFIGEAPGWHEDQQGRPFVGPAGKFLDDLLASIGKRREEVYICNVLKCRPPENRDPLPMEIKACQKWLDRQIEVIHPKIIVTLGRYSMARFFPGETISKVHGKGRKEGGVIYYAMYHPAAALHQQSLRRTIEADMLKIPSLLNQVEGSPEAEQQPQQLSMF
- a CDS encoding DNA translocase FtsK; this encodes MAVLSRILTSPSTRPLFAFFLAAGLIMGFWHQLLRALGAGVILPIAVSLLVILLLLLRRVPSFLRPWNRWLGISAFAAALLGILAFFNPTGYPGYSGGFSGGGYGGLAIIRDQDTVGVLIVIGLLLVGLACVAPRFSWRAYCAGGRAIKRGAERVAPVLQRLLQRLGEWGRGVMDRLRQRWGKHPSGEATASGVKKRPTPSRPETGAGVGKETASGAGRRGEAGKGATGQLALPLLGRWQLPSIELLNETAGAELARGEVEKRARMIEEALASYGVEARVVQMNVGPAVTQFGVEPGWDRKIKEVKKKDRNGNVVVKPEEISRTRVKVERITSLANDLALALAAPSIRIEAPVPGTSLVGIEVPNSAMGTVSVREVLENTAFQKISSRSKLAIALGKGTAGEVVAADLAKMPHLLIAGATGSGKTVCLNSIILSLLMHNIPDEMRFVMIDPKRVELTAFNGIPHLSTPVVIEGDKAVDILKWLEHEMDSRYRRLASVGSQNIERYNKSGKVPKQMPFLVVVIDELADLMLARADDVEPLLCRLAQMGRAVGIHLIVATQRPSVDVITGLIKANFPTRISFAVVSQVDSRTILDAVGAEKLLGRGDMLYLPTDAAKPKRLQGCLTTPEEMERVVKFWREQARLQAVEIFAVGPEEVSGEDPLLEEARRLAKEHKQISLSFLQRQLRIGLSRAERLMQQLQSEGLGEPDQPKEP